From Candidatus Omnitrophota bacterium, one genomic window encodes:
- the flhB gene encoding flagellar biosynthesis protein FlhB codes for MAESETGQEKTEPATGRKREKAREQGNIPKSQEINTALMLIAGVFSFYIFSGEFYGNVEEAIKYYVGNCHRIEVTATSCHALMLEIGLRLLIIVWPFFLTFMIVGIAINLSQVGFNLVGKPLVPDLKKLNPLTGLGRLFSIRGRIELVKSMFKMFILAPVMVWTVYKHLPEMMPLVWQDPQDIMTQLGLASLDVAIKALLIMFILSLFDYIYQRWQYEQDLKMTKEEVKQEMKDIQGDPQIRSRIRSIQLEMARRRMLEEVPKAEVVVTNPTEYAVALKYESGESPAPQVVAKGKNLLAQKIKEIALEHRIPIVENRPLAQSLYKLVDIGNYIPPELYQAVAEVLAYVYRLTKKIAQKV; via the coding sequence ATGGCTGAATCAGAAACCGGACAGGAAAAAACCGAACCCGCGACGGGGCGTAAAAGGGAAAAAGCCCGCGAACAAGGGAATATTCCCAAGAGCCAGGAGATCAACACGGCGTTGATGTTGATCGCCGGGGTTTTCTCTTTCTATATCTTTTCCGGCGAATTTTACGGGAATGTGGAGGAAGCGATCAAATATTATGTGGGAAACTGCCATCGCATCGAAGTTACGGCGACGAGTTGCCACGCCCTGATGCTGGAAATCGGTTTAAGACTGCTGATCATCGTTTGGCCGTTTTTCTTGACGTTCATGATCGTCGGAATCGCCATCAATCTGTCCCAGGTCGGCTTCAATCTTGTCGGCAAGCCGCTGGTTCCGGATTTGAAGAAATTGAATCCGCTCACAGGCCTGGGACGCTTGTTCTCCATCCGCGGACGAATCGAACTGGTCAAATCGATGTTCAAAATGTTCATTCTCGCTCCAGTGATGGTGTGGACGGTTTACAAGCATCTTCCCGAAATGATGCCGCTGGTCTGGCAAGATCCGCAGGACATTATGACTCAACTCGGCTTGGCGTCGTTGGATGTGGCGATCAAGGCTTTACTTATCATGTTTATTCTTTCCTTGTTCGATTACATTTACCAACGCTGGCAATACGAACAGGATTTGAAGATGACCAAGGAAGAAGTCAAACAGGAGATGAAAGATATTCAGGGAGACCCTCAAATTCGCAGCCGCATCCGCTCGATCCAGTTGGAAATGGCGCGGCGGCGGATGTTGGAAGAAGTGCCGAAAGCGGAAGTCGTGGTCACCAATCCCACGGAATACGCCGTCGCCCTCAAATACGAATCGGGGGAATCTCCCGCGCCGCAGGTCGTCGCCAAGGGAAAAAATCTGCTGGCGCAAAAAATCAAGGAAATTGCTTTGGAGCACCGCATCCCCATCGTAGAAAACCGGCCCTTGGCGCAATCGCTCTATAAATTAGTTGATATCGGGAATTACATCCCTCCGGAATTGTACCAGGCCGTCGCCGAAGTGCTGGCTTACGTGTATCGGTTGACGAAAAAGATCGCGCAGAAGGTTTGA
- the flhA gene encoding flagellar biosynthesis protein FlhA, with amino-acid sequence MADARKSPTGPSLAKKTSNVFVAAAFVGILGIMLASVPPPMLSALLAVNIAIALLVLMISLYMLDPLEFTTFPTVLLMLTIFRLALNVASTKLILTPSLGGAFSEKAGAVIQFFGEVVAGNNPVIGFVVFLILIVIQFVVITKGSGRIAEVAARFTLDAMPGKQMAIDADLNAGLITEADARKRRADIAREADFYGAMDGASKFVRGDAIAGIIITVINIIGGIGVGFTEPNFTLLGVLKTYTILTIGDGLVSQIPALLTSTAAGIVVTRASDERALGESLSSQLFAKPEAMYIAAAALFLIAALGMVMSPGMVLPFLILALLFGGGAWQIQRSAKAQLAEEEEKARAAAEEVPPAPERVESLLEVDPMEIEIGFSLIPLVDAQQGGDLLDRVSVIRRQTAVELGIIVPPIRIRDNMQLGPRQYQILIRGMKVASGEIRPDRLLAIKPDMEEDDVPGIKTIEPAFGTPAKWIEKDERSRAEMADYGIVEPCAVLATHLTEVIRSHAFDLLGRREVQELIDNLKEKNAVLVTELIETAGVKVGVIQKVLQNLLRERIPIRNLELIFEAIADYAETAQMNPDAITEYCRMNLNRIITNLYIDQNGQLPVITIDPNIESRLLEALQRAGSAGVMATDPPYADRIIQAIRLECNNAMASGFHPLILTTPQLRAHLRRLCEREIPRIVVLSYNEVAPEVPVTRISTVRAQSASEKVSR; translated from the coding sequence ATGGCGGACGCAAGGAAAAGCCCAACCGGTCCCTCTCTCGCCAAGAAGACATCCAACGTCTTCGTGGCGGCGGCGTTTGTGGGAATCCTTGGCATCATGCTCGCTTCGGTTCCCCCGCCCATGCTGTCCGCTTTGCTGGCGGTCAACATCGCCATTGCGCTGTTGGTCTTGATGATCTCTCTCTACATGCTCGATCCGTTGGAATTTACAACGTTTCCGACCGTGCTGCTGATGCTTACCATTTTCCGGTTGGCCTTGAACGTCGCCTCGACGAAATTGATCTTGACGCCGTCCCTTGGCGGCGCCTTTTCGGAAAAAGCGGGCGCCGTTATTCAATTCTTCGGCGAGGTTGTGGCGGGGAACAATCCCGTCATCGGATTCGTCGTCTTCCTCATACTCATCGTTATTCAATTCGTAGTCATCACCAAAGGTTCGGGACGCATCGCGGAAGTGGCCGCGCGCTTCACCCTCGACGCCATGCCCGGCAAACAGATGGCCATCGACGCCGACCTCAACGCCGGATTGATTACGGAAGCCGACGCGCGCAAGCGCCGCGCCGACATCGCCCGCGAAGCCGACTTCTACGGAGCGATGGACGGCGCCAGCAAGTTCGTGCGCGGCGACGCCATCGCGGGGATCATCATCACGGTTATCAATATTATCGGCGGCATCGGCGTCGGATTTACGGAGCCGAATTTCACGCTATTGGGCGTATTGAAGACGTATACGATCCTTACTATCGGCGACGGTCTCGTCAGCCAGATTCCCGCCCTGTTGACTTCCACGGCGGCGGGTATCGTCGTTACCCGCGCTTCGGACGAGCGGGCTTTGGGCGAGAGCCTTTCGTCGCAGCTTTTCGCCAAGCCGGAAGCGATGTACATCGCCGCCGCCGCTCTTTTTCTTATCGCCGCCCTGGGAATGGTTATGAGTCCGGGAATGGTGCTTCCGTTCCTTATTCTAGCGTTGTTGTTCGGTGGCGGGGCCTGGCAGATTCAACGGTCGGCGAAGGCGCAACTCGCCGAAGAGGAAGAAAAAGCCCGCGCCGCCGCCGAGGAAGTTCCTCCCGCGCCGGAACGAGTGGAATCGCTGCTGGAAGTGGATCCTATGGAGATCGAGATCGGCTTCAGCCTCATTCCCCTCGTCGATGCGCAACAGGGTGGAGATCTGCTCGACCGCGTCTCCGTCATCCGGCGGCAGACGGCGGTGGAACTGGGAATCATCGTTCCTCCCATCCGCATCCGCGACAACATGCAGCTGGGACCGCGCCAATATCAAATTCTCATTCGCGGCATGAAGGTAGCGTCGGGAGAGATCCGGCCCGATCGTCTGCTGGCCATCAAACCCGATATGGAGGAAGACGACGTGCCCGGCATCAAAACCATCGAACCGGCCTTCGGCACTCCCGCCAAATGGATCGAGAAAGACGAACGCTCCCGCGCCGAAATGGCCGATTACGGCATTGTGGAACCTTGCGCCGTCTTGGCGACGCATCTGACGGAAGTGATCCGCAGCCACGCCTTCGATCTGCTCGGACGCCGCGAGGTGCAGGAATTGATCGACAACTTAAAAGAAAAGAACGCCGTTTTAGTGACCGAATTGATCGAAACGGCCGGCGTGAAGGTCGGCGTCATTCAAAAAGTATTGCAAAACCTGCTGCGCGAGCGTATTCCCATCCGCAACCTGGAATTGATCTTCGAAGCCATCGCCGATTACGCCGAAACGGCCCAGATGAATCCGGACGCCATTACGGAATATTGCCGCATGAACTTGAACCGGATCATCACTAATCTCTATATCGACCAGAACGGCCAACTGCCCGTCATCACCATCGATCCCAACATCGAAAGCCGTTTGTTGGAAGCTTTGCAGCGCGCCGGTTCCGCAGGCGTCATGGCTACCGATCCGCCTTATGCGGACCGGATCATCCAAGCCATCCGGCTAGAATGCAACAACGCCATGGCTTCGGGCTTCCATCCCTTGATTCTGACGACCCCGCAGCTTCGCGCTCATTTGCGGCGGCTATGCGAGCGGGAAATCCCGCGGATCGTCGTTTTGTCGTATAACGAAGTGGCGCCGGAAGTTCCGGTGACCCGAATCTCGACTGTGAGGGCGCAAAGTGCGAGTGAAAAAGTTTCACGCTAA
- the flhF gene encoding flagellar biosynthesis protein FlhF encodes MKKFHAKDMAEAMKMMKAELGANAVILHTRDTGKGLLGWLTGGGVEVTAAVDARPAAPPPKPAPPPKELRASPVKPPVGGSVDFKVSDEPTNGGVSSKEKEDNPLLALSKKIDKEKKKNALVPPPGLAPSASKKVEGNPLAANPDLEKRLANLENRLIKLTGLIEHLSPSLATGEVPSVPSRTRDVYNHLLEQDVDESLALSIAAQVAETSDESDDVWTVLRSRLISMIPVEPALELDFNAKRPKIVMLAGPTGVGKTTSLAKISAQYRYTKNSGVRPKIVFITADLYRLAAVEQLQKYSEILGAELEVTYSPEEVRQALNKHKDAHLVLFDTAGTCQRNMPQMSTLSAIAEACNPTEIHLVLSATTKYSDIIDIVEHFKEVKPTRLLFTKIDESTTFGTILNAVRKFNIPLSYLTTGQNVPEDIECARTERVAKLLLTKPAIDRSIESKKIDPQPAPAPTSEKMKEKTNQDKSDEAKNC; translated from the coding sequence GTGAAAAAGTTTCACGCTAAAGACATGGCGGAAGCCATGAAGATGATGAAGGCGGAATTGGGCGCAAACGCCGTCATTCTTCACACGCGGGACACGGGCAAAGGCTTGCTCGGCTGGCTGACGGGAGGCGGGGTGGAAGTTACCGCCGCCGTGGACGCCCGTCCGGCGGCGCCTCCGCCAAAGCCAGCGCCGCCGCCGAAGGAGTTGCGCGCATCTCCCGTCAAGCCGCCAGTGGGCGGTTCGGTGGATTTTAAGGTCTCCGACGAGCCAACCAACGGCGGCGTAAGTTCTAAAGAGAAAGAGGACAATCCTCTTTTGGCGTTGTCGAAAAAAATCGATAAAGAGAAAAAGAAGAATGCGCTCGTCCCGCCGCCGGGCTTAGCTCCTTCGGCGTCCAAAAAGGTCGAAGGTAATCCGCTCGCGGCTAATCCCGATTTGGAAAAGCGCCTCGCCAATTTGGAGAACCGCTTGATTAAACTGACCGGCCTGATCGAACATCTTTCGCCATCTCTCGCCACTGGGGAAGTTCCTTCCGTTCCCAGCCGCACCCGCGACGTTTACAACCACCTGCTGGAACAGGACGTCGACGAGAGCCTGGCGCTTTCCATCGCGGCCCAGGTGGCGGAAACGTCCGACGAAAGCGACGATGTTTGGACCGTCCTGCGCTCCCGCCTGATTTCCATGATCCCCGTCGAACCTGCCTTGGAGTTGGATTTTAACGCCAAGCGCCCCAAGATCGTCATGCTGGCCGGTCCTACGGGCGTCGGCAAGACTACGTCGTTGGCCAAGATTTCCGCGCAATACCGGTATACGAAAAATTCCGGAGTCCGTCCCAAGATCGTTTTCATCACCGCCGACCTTTACCGTCTCGCCGCCGTCGAGCAATTGCAAAAATATTCCGAAATTCTAGGAGCGGAACTGGAAGTCACTTATTCCCCCGAAGAAGTGCGCCAAGCGTTGAATAAGCATAAAGACGCCCATCTCGTTCTTTTCGACACGGCGGGAACCTGCCAGCGCAACATGCCTCAGATGAGCACCCTTTCCGCCATCGCCGAGGCGTGCAACCCCACGGAGATTCATCTGGTTCTTTCAGCGACGACGAAATACAGCGACATCATCGACATTGTGGAGCATTTCAAGGAAGTGAAACCTACTCGGCTGCTCTTCACGAAGATCGACGAATCGACGACGTTCGGAACCATTCTCAACGCCGTGCGCAAATTTAATATTCCCCTTTCCTATTTGACGACGGGCCAAAACGTGCCGGAGGATATCGAATGCGCCCGCACCGAGCGGGTGGCGAAGTTGCTGTTGACCAAACCGGCGATCGACCGTTCCATCGAGAGTAAAAAGATCGATCCG